The sequence GCCGAAGGTGCGGCCCAGCCGCTCCAGCAGGGCCACGTCGCCGGCCGCCCGGTGCCCGAACCGGAAGTTCTCGCCGACCACCACCAGCGCGGCGTGCAGGTGCTCGACCAGGATGTCGTGCACGAACGCCTCGGCCGGCAGCCGGGAGAACTCCGGGGTGAACGGCACCACGCAGAGCACGTCGGCGCCGAGTTCCTCGATCAACTCCGCCTTGCGGGCCGGTTCGGTGAGCACCGCGGGGTGCGAGCCGGGGCGGACCACCTCGGCCGGGTGCGGGTCGAAGGTCACCACCACCGACTTGACGCCCAGCTCCCGGGCGCGTGCCACGGCGTGACCGATGGTGGCCTGGTGCCCCTTGTGCACCCCGTCGAAGACGCCGATGGTTACCACCGAGCGCCCCCAGCCCCCGGGTGCCGCCTCGTACCCCCGCCACCGCTGCATGCCGTCCTCCCCTGCTCGCCGCCGCCGCCGTCAGGCCGGGGCCAGTACGATCTCCGCGCGGGCCCGCCCGTCCCGCTCGCTGACGATAGCGATCAACCCGCCGTCCGGTCCGAAGACGGCGTACGGCCCGGCGATGCCGACCGCGTCGAGCGGGCCGCCGTGGCCGAGGACCCGCGCCTCGTCGCCGGTGGCGTCCCGGCGCGGGAAGAACCGTTCGGCGGCCGCGGCCAGGGGCAGGTTGACCACGTCGGGGGCGCGCTGCTCCAGCGTGTCGAGGGTGGCCGCCTCGGCCAGGGTGAAGCCGCCCACGGCGGTGCGGCGCAGCGCGGTGAGGTGGCCGCCGACCCCGAGCGCCAGACCGGCGTCCCGGGCGATGGCCCGGATGTACGTCCCGGACGAGCAGGTGACCTCCACGTCCACGTCCACCACGTCCACCACGTCCGGGGCGTCCCGGCGGATGGCCCGG comes from Micromonospora viridifaciens and encodes:
- the truB gene encoding tRNA pseudouridine(55) synthase TruB gives rise to the protein MTSHDVVARIRRLARTRRVGHGGTLDPMATGVLVIGVGRATRLLTYVIGAGKSYTATIRLGQATVTDDAEGDVIATTSTVGVTDDAVRAALAAQTGEIDQVPSAVSAIKINGQRAYKRVREGEILELPARRVTISQLDVRAIRRDAPDVVDVVDVDVEVTCSSGTYIRAIARDAGLALGVGGHLTALRRTAVGGFTLAEAATLDTLEQRAPDVVNLPLAAAAERFFPRRDATGDEARVLGHGGPLDAVGIAGPYAVFGPDGGLIAIVSERDGRARAEIVLAPA